From the Deltaproteobacteria bacterium genome, one window contains:
- a CDS encoding LLM class flavin-dependent oxidoreductase — MEFRAITLQLDDINEVARLAKMAEEANFGLAWGIDTPRSNAFIHMAAMAANTKKIQIGSGIARAFVRGPLQTAVSAVDLDRLSHGRMLLGLGSGTRKQNLYELGVPYDHPASQIKELIQIIRQVWALNGEGDLNFQGKFYRLNARGFTLPKPLRQDLPIYMAAVNPIMLRVAGEVADGLAGHPCYSARYMKEVGIPQLAIGWQRAGKSRNAFKITSWLITNIAKDRKQARREAAYQIGFYCSTRSYGGILDYHGWQKEKEAIREAFFEKRDMEAVADAVSDDMIDNLALAGTPDDCRKQLERYREVLDFPTLYTAGVGPARTVPQERVRENLATIIEIFAQ, encoded by the coding sequence GTGGAATTCCGTGCTATCACCCTACAACTTGATGACATCAATGAAGTCGCGCGCCTTGCCAAGATGGCGGAGGAGGCGAATTTCGGCTTAGCGTGGGGGATTGATACGCCACGCTCGAATGCCTTTATTCACATGGCGGCGATGGCTGCGAACACCAAGAAGATCCAGATCGGCTCAGGTATCGCACGTGCGTTCGTGCGCGGCCCCTTGCAGACCGCGGTCTCTGCAGTTGATCTTGATCGCCTGTCGCATGGTCGCATGCTCCTGGGATTGGGAAGTGGCACCCGTAAACAAAATCTCTATGAGTTAGGTGTACCGTACGATCATCCGGCTTCGCAGATTAAAGAGCTGATCCAGATTATCCGTCAGGTATGGGCACTCAACGGGGAAGGGGATCTCAACTTCCAGGGGAAATTCTACCGCTTGAATGCGCGCGGGTTTACGTTGCCGAAACCGTTGCGTCAGGATTTGCCGATTTATATGGCCGCAGTGAATCCGATCATGCTACGTGTAGCAGGAGAAGTGGCCGATGGCCTTGCCGGACATCCCTGCTACTCCGCTCGGTACATGAAGGAGGTTGGCATTCCTCAACTTGCGATCGGTTGGCAACGCGCAGGAAAAAGCCGTAACGCTTTCAAGATCACCAGTTGGTTGATTACCAACATTGCCAAGGACCGCAAGCAGGCACGGCGAGAAGCGGCCTATCAGATCGGCTTTTATTGCTCGACTCGTTCCTATGGTGGCATCCTCGATTATCATGGCTGGCAAAAAGAGAAGGAAGCTATTCGCGAGGCCTTCTTTGAAAAGCGCGACATGGAGGCTGTTGCCGATGCGGTGTCTGACGACATGATCGATAACTTAGCCCTGGCTGGCACCCCAGACGATTGTCGTAAACAACTTGAACGCTACCGTGAGGTATTGGACTTCCCTACACTCTATACTGCAGGTGTTGGACCAGCGCGCACGGTGCCACAAGAGCGCGTACGCGAGAATTTAGCCACCATTATTGAGATCTTTGCGCAGTAG
- a CDS encoding ATP-binding cassette domain-containing protein, translated as MATGPEAFPYVQVEHLVARYGTRTILDDVSMTADRGEITVILGGSGCGKSTLLRHIVGLLTPASGRVLINGEDFHRASEDKQEAILRNIGMSFQAGALFNSMSLEDNVALPIVEHAGADQATARMLARMKLSLVGLERAAHLLPSEISGGMKKRAAVARALALDPALLLFDELSAGLDPVTAREIDELVIRLKAQLGVTILIVTHELSSIQMIADQAIMLHAGKVIAAGTLAEVRALDDPQVRAFFDRQPRPLTMERGLLDTLLVEGG; from the coding sequence ATGGCGACAGGGCCGGAGGCTTTCCCCTATGTCCAAGTAGAGCATTTGGTAGCTCGCTATGGAACTCGTACGATTCTCGATGATGTTTCGATGACCGCGGATCGTGGAGAGATCACCGTGATTCTCGGCGGCAGCGGCTGTGGCAAGAGCACCCTCCTTCGCCATATCGTCGGACTCCTCACTCCCGCTTCCGGACGCGTGCTCATCAATGGCGAGGACTTTCATCGCGCCTCAGAAGATAAGCAAGAGGCAATTCTCCGTAACATCGGCATGTCTTTTCAAGCTGGAGCCCTATTTAACTCAATGTCACTAGAAGACAATGTTGCGCTCCCCATCGTCGAACATGCCGGGGCAGACCAGGCCACAGCCCGCATGCTGGCACGCATGAAGCTTTCTTTGGTAGGGCTGGAACGCGCAGCTCACCTCTTACCTTCTGAAATTAGCGGCGGCATGAAGAAACGTGCAGCCGTAGCCCGTGCGCTGGCTCTTGATCCGGCGTTGCTGTTATTCGACGAACTGTCAGCCGGACTGGATCCCGTCACCGCACGGGAGATCGATGAACTGGTTATCCGGCTGAAAGCACAGTTAGGGGTTACGATTCTCATTGTGACCCACGAACTCAGTAGCATTCAAATGATTGCCGACCAGGCTATCATGCTCCATGCAGGCAAGGTTATTGCCGCTGGTACACTGGCTGAGGTCCGGGCGTTGGATGACCCACAGGTACGCGCATTTTTCGATCGCCAGCCGCGTCCCCTGACCATGGAACGCGGGCTGCTTGATACCCTGCTCGTTGAGGGAGGCTAA
- a CDS encoding amidohydrolase, with amino-acid sequence MTVTERMPFPGVIDADGHILEPPDLWERYSEPKYRDRAIRIKVDDRGLEYLELDGRKSKLSSHGTLGFLGGMGKTAKETIPSPERTYVRGAPFGSMDAAERLQLLDQEGTDKALLYPTLGILWEAEVEDPEISSAYCRAYNRWILEFCKGTKGRLLPIAHLSLGDVDEAVRELERTVKEGAIGGFVAPFTITKKPHGHPDHDALWAKAQELDVPIAIHPTLEPVATNPHLRFKDMGHKTGWYYNVFAGFGSQMAFTTFFQYGVFDRFPQLKLVVLESGAGWVGFWIDRMDAFYKVPVGASCKLKELPSTYLRRQCWISADPDERALSLLVDYIGTDRLMWATDYPHPDHGGHYVRELKEMLAPLSPSVQKQIAGENVKKLYKI; translated from the coding sequence ATGACAGTCACTGAGCGTATGCCTTTTCCTGGTGTCATCGATGCAGATGGCCATATTCTCGAACCCCCAGACCTCTGGGAACGATATTCAGAACCAAAGTACCGTGACCGCGCGATTCGTATCAAAGTCGATGACCGTGGCCTGGAGTACCTTGAACTCGACGGACGTAAGTCGAAACTCAGTTCGCACGGGACTCTTGGATTCCTCGGCGGTATGGGAAAAACGGCAAAAGAGACCATCCCATCGCCAGAGCGCACGTATGTTCGTGGCGCACCGTTTGGGTCAATGGACGCCGCCGAACGGTTGCAACTCCTTGATCAAGAGGGAACAGACAAAGCCCTTCTCTATCCGACCCTCGGCATCTTATGGGAGGCTGAGGTTGAAGACCCAGAAATTTCTTCTGCCTATTGTCGTGCCTACAACCGATGGATTCTCGAGTTCTGCAAAGGTACCAAAGGACGGTTACTCCCTATCGCTCACCTCTCTCTTGGTGATGTCGATGAGGCGGTACGCGAACTCGAACGAACCGTCAAAGAAGGCGCCATCGGCGGGTTTGTCGCTCCGTTTACCATTACCAAGAAACCTCACGGGCATCCGGATCATGACGCGTTGTGGGCTAAGGCGCAAGAATTAGACGTACCGATCGCCATTCATCCAACCCTTGAGCCAGTTGCCACCAATCCACACCTCCGCTTTAAAGACATGGGCCACAAAACTGGCTGGTACTACAACGTCTTTGCCGGATTTGGTTCGCAGATGGCTTTTACCACCTTTTTTCAATATGGCGTGTTTGACCGTTTCCCACAGTTAAAGCTTGTGGTGTTAGAAAGCGGCGCAGGTTGGGTTGGCTTCTGGATTGACCGCATGGATGCATTTTACAAAGTGCCGGTCGGCGCCTCATGTAAGCTCAAAGAGCTGCCCAGCACCTATTTGCGTCGCCAGTGTTGGATCTCCGCTGATCCTGACGAACGAGCGCTCTCTCTGTTAGTTGATTATATTGGCACGGATCGCCTCATGTGGGCTACGGATTACCCACACCCAGATCACGGCGGACACTATGTTCGCGAGCTGAAGGAAATGCTTGCGCCACTTTCACCCTCTGTACAAAAGCAAATTGCGGGTGAGAATGTAAAGAAGCTGTATAAAATCTGA
- a CDS encoding benzoate-CoA ligase family protein produces the protein MPFLDGPIPEQLNITAYLADRQVELGRGAQAAYLTDDGPLSYADLAALQNRYGNVLAAGGVEIENRVALILYDSADLMGAFLGAAKIGAVPVVLNPYAPLDLYVYFLNDSRAKTLIVEDAVWQHLAARREECPALKNVLVRGEKKNRATSLVSRLKKASPELVAAPTHKDDACYWLYTSGSTGLPKAVIHLHHDPYSCLQFAVDLCQIDEHSVSFCFSKVFFALGLVVTVFQSLAAGATSVITQKRLTPAEAFAALHEYRPSHFYCVPTFLNAMLQVPEDVSGKDLRFLRYCACGGEVLPPRVHQEWRDRFGIEWLDVMGLTETTFIVFANRAGHSRPGSSGQLRDGAEARIVDDDGQSVPMGQEGQLLVKVDSNMPGYWHRQEKTRAVLEGEWFRTGDLYRRDEDGYFWFCGRADDMLKVSGMWVSPLEIEGVIMEHPAIYECAVVARTDSDGLDKARAVVVLKPGHSDSILPEIEEHIRGKLPRYKVPRWIELADALPKTATGKIQRFALRQADKQ, from the coding sequence GTGCCGTTTCTTGATGGACCTATTCCCGAACAGCTGAACATCACCGCTTACCTGGCTGACCGTCAAGTTGAATTAGGGCGAGGTGCGCAGGCAGCCTATCTCACTGATGACGGGCCACTCAGCTACGCAGATCTTGCAGCTTTACAGAATCGCTACGGCAATGTCCTTGCTGCTGGTGGTGTGGAAATTGAGAATCGCGTTGCTTTGATTCTCTACGATTCCGCGGACCTCATGGGTGCGTTCCTTGGTGCGGCAAAAATTGGTGCAGTTCCAGTGGTGCTGAATCCCTATGCTCCGCTTGATCTCTATGTGTATTTTCTCAATGACAGCAGGGCTAAGACGCTCATTGTCGAAGATGCTGTCTGGCAGCATTTGGCTGCGCGACGTGAAGAATGTCCAGCGCTGAAGAATGTTCTGGTGCGCGGTGAAAAGAAAAATCGTGCAACTAGCCTTGTGTCACGCCTCAAAAAAGCGTCGCCAGAACTCGTAGCCGCTCCTACTCACAAAGACGATGCCTGTTACTGGCTGTACACTTCGGGCAGTACAGGATTGCCGAAAGCCGTCATCCATTTGCACCACGACCCCTATTCGTGTCTCCAGTTTGCCGTTGACTTGTGCCAAATCGATGAACATTCGGTCTCTTTCTGCTTTAGTAAGGTCTTCTTTGCACTCGGACTGGTTGTGACTGTCTTCCAGTCATTAGCGGCGGGAGCTACGTCAGTCATCACGCAAAAACGTCTGACCCCAGCTGAAGCCTTTGCTGCCCTGCACGAGTATCGACCGTCTCACTTCTATTGCGTACCGACGTTCCTCAACGCCATGCTGCAAGTACCAGAAGACGTCAGTGGCAAGGATTTACGGTTTCTTCGCTACTGCGCGTGTGGTGGTGAAGTGTTACCTCCTCGTGTTCACCAGGAGTGGCGTGATCGTTTCGGGATTGAATGGCTCGACGTCATGGGGTTGACGGAGACCACATTCATCGTTTTTGCCAATCGCGCTGGTCATTCTCGACCTGGCAGCTCGGGTCAACTGCGGGATGGAGCTGAGGCCCGTATCGTTGATGATGACGGGCAGTCTGTTCCGATGGGCCAGGAAGGGCAGCTACTGGTGAAAGTCGATAGTAACATGCCTGGATACTGGCATCGACAAGAGAAGACGCGAGCGGTCCTTGAGGGCGAGTGGTTTCGTACCGGTGACCTCTATCGACGTGATGAAGATGGATATTTCTGGTTTTGTGGCCGTGCCGACGACATGCTGAAAGTCTCTGGTATGTGGGTTTCGCCACTCGAAATCGAGGGTGTCATCATGGAGCACCCTGCGATCTACGAATGTGCTGTGGTCGCACGAACGGATAGTGATGGCCTCGATAAAGCCCGTGCGGTGGTTGTGTTGAAACCAGGACACAGTGACAGTATTTTACCGGAGATAGAAGAACATATTCGTGGGAAACTCCCACGCTATAAAGTTCCACGCTGGATAGAGTTGGCTGATGCTCTGCCGAAAACTGCGACTGGCAAGATCCAACGATTTGCCTTACGGCAGGCGGATAAACAATAA
- a CDS encoding epoxyqueuosine reductase has protein sequence MKSLTSALVKAKAKEFGADLVGIASGVVLDAHPPDPRHPQTPTLVSPQDNRSVIVLAKRHLAGPARLKDWNERHKQYAAELTLSQLEEASLRLVYFLEDEGGAPALIVPPIHTDAARNYSAYSEGGTYGALSLVHAAVEAGIGTLGLNLMLLTPEYGPRVILTAVLTSAELEPDTRMTKPLCQGEPCGRCLLACPGDAVQHWGLDKKKCAPYASPHGFAHVVSHVGNVLRAGTTEQKVELLRSGDSFNIWQTMLRGVGAYTGCTRCVDVCPVGQDYARHLVDAHQEIPETTPEKIARLAEMQRKRTTGEEVEGLERSRRWIGEDNEELKM, from the coding sequence ATGAAGTCTCTTACTTCAGCTCTTGTAAAAGCGAAAGCTAAGGAATTTGGTGCGGATCTCGTCGGTATTGCCAGTGGCGTGGTACTTGATGCGCATCCGCCTGATCCACGCCACCCGCAGACGCCGACGCTTGTGAGTCCGCAAGATAACCGCAGCGTGATCGTGCTGGCAAAGCGACATCTGGCCGGACCCGCGCGGTTGAAAGATTGGAACGAACGTCACAAGCAGTATGCAGCAGAATTGACGCTCTCACAATTAGAAGAAGCGTCACTTCGGTTGGTCTATTTTCTCGAAGATGAAGGTGGCGCTCCTGCGCTGATTGTTCCACCGATTCACACGGATGCTGCGCGCAACTATAGCGCCTACTCTGAAGGTGGGACGTATGGGGCATTATCGTTAGTGCATGCCGCAGTTGAAGCAGGTATTGGTACGCTCGGATTAAACTTAATGTTACTGACGCCAGAGTATGGGCCGCGCGTTATTCTGACCGCGGTGCTTACGTCCGCAGAGCTTGAACCCGACACGCGAATGACAAAACCTCTGTGCCAAGGAGAGCCGTGCGGGCGCTGTCTTCTTGCCTGCCCTGGGGATGCCGTCCAGCACTGGGGGCTCGATAAGAAGAAATGTGCTCCGTATGCCTCACCGCATGGGTTTGCACATGTGGTGTCACATGTAGGTAACGTGCTTCGTGCGGGGACGACAGAACAAAAGGTGGAACTGTTGCGGAGCGGTGATTCGTTCAATATCTGGCAGACGATGCTGCGTGGAGTAGGTGCATATACTGGCTGCACTCGCTGTGTGGACGTCTGTCCAGTGGGACAGGATTATGCGCGGCATCTTGTTGATGCGCACCAAGAGATTCCCGAGACCACCCCAGAAAAAATTGCTCGACTCGCGGAGATGCAACGCAAGCGCACTACCGGTGAGGAAGTCGAAGGATTGGAACGGTCGAGGAGATGGATCGGGGAAGATAATGAAGAGTTAAAAATGTAA
- a CDS encoding DUF4332 domain-containing protein, which yields MTMSLALIAQLWLCLLSAFGLGLFVGWLWKQLLTSRKRDGFSRPKELDSTERGGVTKERESNAALVILRNQVTTATEALQKREEALAGLTTDLAEKIATLSGTVAQTEKLHTRLAETEATLQQNLQSTRTLEAEVKALRNELGNKPEEFRLTPQHFAEPSLRYDTTTESEERITELMTHLQSVLQEKETVISGLHAQVLSLEPLKTKLSECTSTLQETETYYQQEVRDKEAEIIRLQAQLASFQHSVAEGAENEAKLAEFKVRYQAIVREKDAMLTRLQSRIAGLELLLHRKSDAITVPVQFSPSVHHRSPTSFPRDSILTRAKAFLSDLTEIRSLDEAYLPKLREAGIATRAVLLERGRTVEGRNEISAKTGIPAELILQWVRHADLLRLNGMSVTYAELLDAAGVDSVTALTKCTAETLHQKFLDVNASRHLSRILPILAQIRDWIEQARNLPHTSEELHLSVAGQTS from the coding sequence ATGACTATGTCTCTTGCTCTTATTGCACAACTCTGGCTCTGTCTCCTTTCAGCTTTTGGGCTCGGGTTGTTTGTTGGTTGGCTCTGGAAACAACTGCTCACTTCACGCAAGCGGGATGGCTTCTCACGACCCAAAGAACTCGACTCTACCGAACGCGGAGGAGTCACGAAAGAACGTGAAAGCAACGCTGCGCTGGTCATTCTTCGCAATCAAGTCACTACCGCCACTGAGGCATTGCAGAAGCGAGAAGAAGCTCTAGCGGGACTAACAACTGATCTCGCTGAGAAAATCGCAACGTTATCAGGAACTGTCGCGCAAACTGAGAAACTACACACACGCCTCGCCGAGACTGAAGCGACGCTGCAACAAAACTTGCAATCGACACGAACGCTGGAAGCAGAAGTAAAGGCGCTCCGCAATGAATTGGGGAATAAGCCTGAGGAATTCCGCCTGACACCTCAACACTTTGCCGAACCAAGCTTACGCTACGACACAACCACAGAAAGCGAGGAGCGGATTACTGAATTGATGACCCATCTGCAATCAGTCCTGCAAGAAAAAGAGACAGTCATTAGTGGCCTACATGCTCAGGTGCTCTCGCTGGAACCTCTAAAAACCAAACTTTCAGAATGCACCAGCACCCTCCAAGAAACCGAGACATATTATCAGCAGGAGGTTCGCGACAAAGAAGCGGAAATTATTCGCCTCCAGGCCCAACTGGCCTCCTTCCAACACTCCGTTGCCGAAGGCGCAGAAAACGAAGCGAAGCTAGCGGAATTTAAAGTGCGCTACCAGGCCATCGTGCGAGAAAAAGATGCAATGCTGACTCGTCTTCAATCTCGTATTGCTGGTCTCGAACTGCTTCTCCATCGCAAGAGCGATGCGATTACCGTACCGGTGCAGTTTTCACCGAGTGTGCACCATCGGAGTCCAACCAGTTTTCCCCGGGACTCAATCCTAACGCGAGCAAAAGCATTTTTGAGCGACCTCACTGAGATTAGGAGCCTTGACGAAGCCTATCTGCCAAAACTTCGTGAAGCAGGAATAGCGACAAGAGCGGTGTTATTGGAACGAGGCAGAACTGTCGAAGGACGCAACGAAATTTCCGCCAAAACTGGTATTCCGGCTGAACTCATTCTCCAATGGGTACGTCATGCAGACTTGCTGCGCCTGAACGGCATGTCTGTAACATACGCAGAACTGCTTGATGCAGCAGGCGTGGATTCGGTCACGGCACTCACGAAATGCACCGCAGAAACATTGCACCAGAAGTTTCTCGACGTGAACGCTTCTCGACATCTCTCGCGGATTTTACCCATCCTCGCGCAGATTCGTGACTGGATTGAACAAGCACGCAATCTTCCTCATACTAGCGAAGAGCTGCATTTGTCAGTTGCCGGTCAGACGTCATAG
- a CDS encoding DUF697 domain-containing protein yields MKSKAAINRSVSQKDSTAIITERLRQLFSPRLSEEDFQAALVRLRQGTPPPVIWLLGKVQSGKTSIIRTLTGAERAQIGSGFAPCTRWASRYEFPNREFPLAVFLDTRGLGEAGYDPHEDFAAFRDEAHMLLVVVKAMDMALEQVISALEVIVRDKPTWPIVVAQTTLHQGYPPEMHDHVMPYPFGHESFASHLPNDVVRALLFQRALFDRLPVKQFVPVDFTLPEDGFTEQFYGREALLTALAEAHPHAVYQTLQQLPHLTTELKSLHFRQAQPHILAYALLADAAGATPLPIADLPVISAIQLKMVHAVASIYRQPMRVKTFLELAGAVGLGLLFRQAARSLLKVIPGFGNAIAGVYAGATTYALGCALCFYYQEIFDGHLPRPEQIKSFYDDKLAEGMSILRQADLGVRNEKS; encoded by the coding sequence TTGAAGTCGAAGGCAGCGATAAACCGGTCTGTGTCGCAGAAGGACTCTACCGCTATTATAACTGAACGGCTACGCCAGCTTTTTTCCCCTCGCCTCAGTGAGGAAGATTTTCAAGCTGCACTTGTACGTCTCCGCCAGGGGACCCCACCGCCGGTGATCTGGCTATTAGGGAAAGTGCAGTCGGGGAAGACTTCGATCATTCGCACCTTGACTGGTGCCGAACGTGCGCAAATCGGTTCGGGATTTGCGCCGTGTACCCGTTGGGCCTCACGCTACGAATTCCCAAACCGCGAGTTTCCGTTGGCTGTGTTTCTTGATACACGTGGCCTTGGAGAAGCGGGATACGACCCACACGAAGACTTCGCCGCGTTTCGCGACGAGGCTCATATGTTGTTAGTTGTGGTTAAGGCGATGGATATGGCGCTTGAGCAGGTCATCTCAGCTCTCGAAGTGATCGTCCGTGACAAACCGACCTGGCCGATCGTCGTTGCGCAAACGACTTTACATCAAGGCTATCCACCTGAGATGCATGACCACGTCATGCCATATCCCTTTGGACACGAGTCGTTCGCTTCTCATCTGCCCAACGATGTCGTTCGTGCGTTACTATTCCAACGCGCGTTATTCGACCGTCTTCCGGTCAAACAATTTGTTCCGGTTGATTTTACCCTCCCCGAGGATGGGTTTACTGAGCAGTTCTATGGCCGAGAGGCACTACTGACAGCATTGGCAGAAGCGCATCCGCATGCGGTCTATCAGACACTGCAACAATTGCCTCATCTGACAACCGAGCTGAAGAGTTTGCATTTCCGCCAGGCCCAGCCTCACATTCTCGCCTATGCGTTATTGGCTGATGCAGCCGGCGCAACACCATTGCCAATTGCTGACTTGCCTGTGATTAGTGCGATACAGCTTAAGATGGTGCACGCCGTGGCCTCAATCTATCGGCAACCGATGCGCGTGAAGACGTTTCTTGAACTGGCCGGAGCCGTTGGCTTAGGTTTGCTTTTTCGCCAGGCTGCTCGTAGCCTTCTCAAAGTTATTCCCGGCTTTGGCAATGCTATTGCTGGTGTATACGCCGGTGCAACGACGTATGCTCTCGGTTGTGCACTCTGTTTCTACTACCAGGAGATTTTTGATGGCCACTTGCCACGACCTGAGCAAATCAAGTCATTTTATGACGACAAACTTGCAGAAGGGATGAGCATATTACGGCAGGCGGATCTTGGAGTGCGGAATGAAAAGTCATGA
- a CDS encoding MaoC family dehydratase, whose amino-acid sequence MAKRVVEFKDVKSFVGKELGVSEWHLVTQDEINKFADATHDHQWIHIDVERAKKESPFGGPVAHGYYTLSLAPHLMDQIWGVQGIKMGVNYGLNKLRFPSPVMIGKRVRARATLNNVEDVAGGIQVTVGISFEVEGSDKPVCVAEGLYRYYN is encoded by the coding sequence ATGGCAAAACGTGTCGTTGAGTTTAAGGATGTGAAATCATTCGTTGGCAAAGAACTCGGAGTGTCGGAGTGGCATCTGGTGACGCAAGACGAAATCAACAAGTTTGCTGATGCTACCCATGATCACCAGTGGATTCATATCGATGTCGAACGTGCGAAGAAGGAGTCGCCGTTTGGTGGGCCTGTCGCGCATGGCTATTACACGCTGTCACTTGCCCCTCATCTGATGGACCAGATTTGGGGGGTGCAGGGCATCAAGATGGGCGTGAACTATGGACTAAACAAATTGCGGTTTCCCTCGCCGGTGATGATTGGCAAACGGGTGCGAGCTCGGGCAACGCTCAACAATGTTGAGGACGTTGCTGGTGGTATACAAGTGACCGTAGGGATTTCGTTTGAAGTCGAAGGCAGCGATAAACCGGTCTGTGTCGCAGAAGGACTCTACCGCTATTATAACTGA
- a CDS encoding MlaE family lipid ABC transporter permease subunit, protein MEPLVLIAPRPPGGLTLPALREQVLHHASSGSQVVLNLHEYTTMTSLEAATLLRLVIEGREQGVDIRFTQVSQHARQAFTGLEAGLLKEAAPTAEDLSPVEEVGEQTLELVATGRQILEIVGEIAHGLFVAPWRGKGIKWHRTSEQIVKIGVEGVPIVTFLSFLIGAVLALNAASQLRQFGAAIYIANLVGVSMSREMAPLITAIIVAGRSGSAITAELGTMVVSEEVDAMRTMALSPSRFLLVPRMLALLAAVPCLTVLSNLAGIFGGYWVGVIVLGLGSRNYVQQTAQSLLISDLVTGMVKSLVFALLIGLVSCYRGFYVRGGAEGVGTNTTASVVTSIVLCILADAVFTTIFFYVG, encoded by the coding sequence GTGGAACCTCTTGTGCTGATTGCCCCGCGTCCTCCTGGAGGACTCACCCTTCCCGCGCTACGTGAGCAGGTCTTGCACCACGCTTCGTCTGGGTCACAAGTGGTGTTGAATCTACACGAATACACAACGATGACGAGCCTTGAAGCAGCAACGCTGCTGCGGCTCGTTATCGAAGGGCGCGAACAAGGAGTCGACATACGCTTCACCCAGGTGTCACAACACGCTCGACAAGCATTCACTGGTCTCGAAGCCGGACTCCTCAAAGAGGCCGCGCCAACCGCAGAAGACCTGTCTCCGGTTGAAGAAGTTGGAGAACAGACCTTGGAGTTGGTTGCAACAGGGCGACAAATACTTGAAATCGTCGGTGAAATCGCGCACGGTCTCTTCGTCGCCCCCTGGCGTGGCAAAGGGATAAAATGGCATCGTACCAGTGAACAAATCGTGAAAATCGGCGTGGAAGGTGTGCCAATTGTGACCTTTCTGTCGTTTTTGATTGGGGCAGTCCTGGCACTCAACGCGGCAAGCCAACTTCGTCAATTCGGAGCGGCTATCTACATTGCCAATCTCGTTGGTGTCTCAATGTCGCGAGAAATGGCGCCACTGATTACCGCAATCATCGTTGCAGGTCGGAGTGGCTCGGCCATTACCGCCGAACTCGGCACCATGGTGGTGTCGGAAGAAGTTGATGCCATGCGTACGATGGCACTCAGTCCAAGCCGCTTTCTCCTCGTTCCTCGCATGCTCGCCTTACTCGCTGCGGTACCATGCCTCACGGTGCTCTCGAACCTGGCAGGAATTTTTGGTGGGTACTGGGTCGGGGTCATCGTGCTGGGCCTGGGAAGTCGGAACTACGTGCAGCAAACCGCGCAATCCCTGCTCATCAGCGATCTCGTGACTGGTATGGTGAAAAGCCTCGTGTTTGCCCTGCTCATTGGTCTTGTCTCTTGCTACCGTGGATTCTATGTCCGCGGTGGCGCTGAGGGGGTAGGAACAAACACGACGGCGTCAGTCGTTACATCCATCGTTCTCTGTATTCTTGCCGATGCGGTCTTTACGACAATCTTTTTCTACGTAGGATAA
- a CDS encoding MCE family protein, translating to MGKTRLKVGIFVTVSFFILAAAVLWLAGSRFFRPVDNYHIFFHQSVSGLLPGAAVEYLGVTVGKVEGVHLTHETPPRAAVTIALEPGTPIRTDTSAHLIGSLVTGIRFVELTGGSAEAPPLEFGGTIPVSTGEFEQFRDQASEIATHLLLTLQRIEQDLLNDENRAAFSSFLRNASHLSETLSTSLDDVSTPATRASLKAMVNNLAQAAAGIKSATEAINDIRSDIYNEGRATIAQIRQTAAVTAKLAGETREVVQHAASLTKHADQLVMRFDGVVADNNKELNQLLVNLSATSRHLKETINTLKDDPSELVWGRNIPEKEIPDK from the coding sequence ATGGGAAAAACCCGTCTCAAAGTAGGTATATTTGTCACTGTGAGTTTCTTTATCTTGGCCGCCGCCGTACTCTGGCTTGCTGGCTCACGGTTTTTTCGCCCGGTGGATAATTACCACATCTTCTTTCACCAATCAGTCAGTGGTCTCTTGCCAGGAGCAGCAGTGGAATATCTTGGGGTAACCGTCGGTAAGGTCGAAGGGGTACACTTGACCCACGAAACTCCACCGCGTGCTGCAGTCACCATTGCGTTGGAGCCAGGAACACCGATCCGCACCGATACGAGCGCGCACCTGATCGGCTCCCTCGTGACCGGTATTCGCTTTGTCGAACTCACTGGCGGTTCAGCAGAAGCGCCACCGCTCGAATTCGGCGGCACGATCCCTGTGAGCACTGGGGAATTTGAACAGTTTCGTGATCAAGCAAGTGAGATCGCAACGCATCTTCTGTTGACGCTTCAGCGCATCGAGCAAGATCTTCTCAACGATGAGAACCGAGCAGCGTTTTCTTCTTTTCTCCGCAATGCATCGCACCTCTCGGAAACTCTCAGCACTTCGCTGGACGATGTCTCCACCCCAGCCACGCGCGCCTCACTCAAAGCGATGGTCAACAACCTGGCTCAGGCAGCCGCGGGCATTAAAAGTGCAACCGAAGCGATTAACGATATTCGTAGCGATATTTACAACGAAGGGCGTGCAACCATCGCGCAGATTCGCCAAACTGCAGCCGTAACCGCCAAACTCGCCGGTGAAACGCGGGAGGTTGTCCAGCATGCCGCTAGCCTTACCAAGCATGCGGACCAACTCGTGATGCGGTTTGACGGCGTTGTGGCGGACAACAACAAAGAGCTTAATCAGCTATTGGTAAACCTGTCTGCGACTTCTCGTCACTTGAAAGAAACGATTAACACACTCAAAGACGATCCTTCAGAACTCGTGTGGGGAAGAAACATACCGGAGAAAGAGATTCCAGACAAATGA